In one window of Pseudobdellovibrionaceae bacterium DNA:
- a CDS encoding tellurite resistance TerB family protein, with the protein MNKEWAVDVTVTKGLIVAYKVKADEQLANALAASFILVAMADSQLDMREVTRFYETLKGKGPLNELISAEFEQAFNNIHEQLVENFELGYQKASDAIRAYKGDSEKSELIIKLAQAAAVADEKLKDIENKAIAKICEMLGLDPKKY; encoded by the coding sequence ATGAATAAGGAGTGGGCAGTGGACGTCACAGTGACTAAAGGGTTGATAGTTGCATATAAAGTGAAAGCCGATGAACAACTTGCGAATGCTTTAGCCGCGTCATTTATTTTAGTGGCCATGGCCGATAGCCAATTGGATATGCGAGAGGTCACTCGATTTTATGAAACGTTAAAAGGAAAAGGCCCACTCAATGAGTTGATTTCAGCAGAGTTCGAACAAGCGTTTAACAACATACATGAGCAGCTGGTAGAAAATTTTGAACTCGGCTATCAAAAAGCATCAGACGCTATTCGCGCCTATAAGGGTGATTCCGAGAAGAGTGAATTAATAATTAAATTAGCACAAGCCGCCGCCGTGGCCGATGAAAAGCTAAAAGACATAGAAAACAAAGCCATAGCCAAAATTTGCGAAATGCTAGGCCTCGATCCGAAGAAATACTAG
- a CDS encoding Na+/H+ antiporter NhaC family protein, with product MGEGKNSFGTKVAVALLVALILLAYASDTGTSDGRWYSILPPLVAIILAFLTQKLMLSMASAVALGAFLSKLPGHTFEPQAWGKSVLLTGQLMFGALTDTTNLQILAFVMLILGFISVLISAGGLKALILRLQRYVRGSRSAQVMTAIMGFLVFIDDYANTMIVGATMRPLADRYHVSREKFAFLIDATSAPVAGVAIVSTWIGYEVGLFQDLSSKLNMGRDGYAMFFDALGFRFYCFLMIGFVIFNAASGFDFGPMAKAEKRASKEGLLEAPGAQPMTSKSFRMNEEDPGVRLSLLTAAIPIFVLLAMVFAGLWIDGGGLERGWFAWLSVSNWWQVISSAKNGILILAISAFAGWIVAINVAVLWAKLPPLNTLKASLMGFKGSLLPIVILVLAWSLKGVCDELHTGPFIVSMVGDSVPPVLFPAIVFVVASFTAFATGTSWGTMAILLPTLTPVAHALDGGAYGMLTPVVLAAVLDGAILGDHCSPISDTTIMSSIAASCDHLHHVQTQMPYSVLVGFLAVVCGYIPAALGVSGWLGIAFGLVVLASIFLAGTFRERVKRSRALSAT from the coding sequence ATGGGAGAGGGGAAAAATTCATTCGGCACTAAGGTGGCGGTTGCGTTACTCGTAGCATTGATTCTTTTGGCCTACGCCTCCGACACGGGAACAAGTGATGGGCGTTGGTACAGCATTTTGCCACCGCTCGTGGCTATAATACTTGCGTTTCTCACTCAAAAACTCATGTTAAGCATGGCCTCTGCCGTGGCGCTGGGTGCTTTTTTGTCAAAGCTGCCCGGCCATACATTTGAGCCTCAGGCTTGGGGAAAGAGTGTTTTATTAACGGGCCAATTGATGTTTGGGGCCCTCACGGATACGACCAATCTGCAAATCTTGGCATTTGTCATGTTGATCTTGGGTTTTATTTCAGTGTTGATTTCAGCCGGTGGCTTGAAGGCTTTAATTTTAAGACTTCAGCGTTATGTTCGGGGATCTCGTTCGGCTCAGGTAATGACGGCTATCATGGGGTTTCTCGTATTTATTGATGACTATGCTAACACCATGATTGTCGGGGCAACAATGAGGCCTTTGGCCGATCGCTATCATGTAAGCCGAGAGAAGTTTGCATTTTTGATCGATGCAACCAGTGCGCCCGTGGCCGGTGTGGCTATTGTCAGCACTTGGATTGGCTATGAAGTGGGCCTGTTCCAAGACCTGTCATCAAAATTAAATATGGGGCGTGACGGCTATGCCATGTTTTTTGATGCCTTGGGTTTTCGCTTTTATTGTTTTTTAATGATTGGATTTGTCATATTCAATGCCGCTTCAGGGTTTGACTTTGGTCCCATGGCAAAAGCTGAAAAAAGAGCCTCCAAAGAAGGGTTGCTTGAAGCTCCCGGGGCTCAACCAATGACGTCTAAAAGTTTTAGGATGAACGAAGAAGATCCCGGTGTTCGATTGTCACTGTTGACCGCGGCCATTCCTATTTTTGTTTTATTGGCAATGGTTTTTGCTGGTCTATGGATAGATGGTGGGGGTCTTGAAAGGGGATGGTTTGCGTGGCTGAGTGTTTCTAATTGGTGGCAAGTCATATCCTCTGCAAAAAATGGAATTTTAATTTTGGCCATTTCGGCTTTTGCGGGTTGGATAGTCGCTATAAACGTGGCTGTGCTCTGGGCAAAATTGCCACCGTTAAACACATTAAAAGCATCACTCATGGGATTTAAAGGTTCTCTATTGCCCATTGTTATTTTGGTTTTGGCATGGTCCCTTAAAGGGGTTTGTGATGAGTTGCACACGGGGCCATTTATTGTCAGCATGGTGGGTGACAGTGTACCGCCCGTGTTGTTTCCGGCCATCGTTTTTGTAGTCGCAAGTTTTACGGCCTTTGCCACGGGCACAAGTTGGGGGACAATGGCCATTTTGCTGCCCACATTGACCCCGGTGGCCCATGCACTTGATGGGGGTGCCTATGGGATGTTGACCCCTGTGGTGTTGGCTGCCGTGTTGGATGGCGCCATCTTGGGTGATCACTGTTCACCCATTTCAGATACCACAATCATGAGCTCCATTGCAGCGTCATGCGATCATTTGCATCACGTGCAAACGCAAATGCCCTACAGTGTGCTTGTGGGTTTCTTGGCCGTTGTTTGCGGATATATACCAGCGGCCTTGGGCGTATCGGGATGGCTGGGAATAGCATTTGGTCTAGTGGTATTGGCAAGCATTTTTCTAGCTGGCACGTTTAGAGAACGAGTTAAGAGGTCTCGCGCTTTGAGTGCGACCTAG
- the smpB gene encoding SsrA-binding protein SmpB: MKIISENKKARHDYEVVETFEAGVALQGSEVKSLRDGQCNLKDSYVAFVKDEAYLQNAHISVYKASSYNNHDPERLRKLLLHRNELDRLQGVIREKGLSCVPLKIYFKKGRVKLELALVRGKKHGDKRETAKRKDADREIQRRLKKSR, encoded by the coding sequence ATTAAAATTATATCTGAAAATAAAAAAGCCAGGCATGACTATGAAGTCGTTGAGACCTTCGAGGCGGGTGTTGCCCTTCAGGGCAGTGAGGTCAAATCTTTGCGCGATGGTCAGTGCAATTTAAAAGACTCCTATGTGGCGTTTGTAAAAGACGAGGCTTATTTGCAAAACGCCCACATTAGCGTTTACAAGGCCAGCAGCTATAACAATCACGATCCTGAAAGATTGCGAAAGCTACTCTTGCACCGAAATGAGCTTGATCGGTTGCAGGGGGTTATTCGCGAAAAAGGCCTTAGTTGTGTGCCACTTAAAATATATTTTAAAAAAGGTCGTGTGAAATTAGAGCTGGCATTGGTTCGTGGTAAAAAGCATGGAGACAAACGCGAGACCGCAAAACGAAAAGATGCAGATCGTGAGATTCAAAGGCGTTTAAAAAAATCGCGGTGA
- the rsmA gene encoding ribosomal RNA small subunit methyltransferase A: protein MSQSAKIKARLAEMGVSPKRSLGQNFLVSEWAINKIISSAHQLGADEYIEVGPGLGSLTEGLMGFQKPLTLIELDREFSQYWREQGLKVIEEDALSFSWGQLPLHGPTALVSNLPYQISSSLVIKLSEGPPQLQHMVLMFQKEVAQRIMSPAKSKAYGLLSVIAQTYWQIEQLLDVGPKDFLPPPKVASRVLVFHRKPVEEIHYNQFLSFVKASFSQRRKFLLKNIKGFQGMVGDLRLQAEEFLLSRGLSPQVRAEALSPSDFVALYKHLFVG from the coding sequence ATGTCTCAGTCTGCGAAAATAAAAGCGCGTTTGGCTGAGATGGGTGTTTCACCTAAGCGTTCCTTGGGCCAAAACTTTCTAGTCAGCGAGTGGGCGATAAATAAAATCATTTCTTCAGCCCACCAGCTCGGGGCTGATGAGTATATCGAGGTGGGGCCCGGACTGGGTTCTCTCACTGAAGGGCTAATGGGTTTTCAAAAACCCCTGACACTTATTGAGTTGGACCGCGAGTTTTCTCAATATTGGCGCGAACAGGGGCTTAAGGTCATTGAAGAGGATGCCTTGTCCTTTTCGTGGGGGCAGTTGCCGCTGCATGGTCCCACCGCCCTGGTGAGCAATCTTCCCTACCAAATCAGTTCCAGTCTAGTGATTAAGTTGTCGGAGGGGCCACCTCAGTTGCAGCACATGGTTCTCATGTTTCAAAAAGAAGTGGCCCAAAGAATAATGTCTCCAGCCAAATCGAAAGCCTATGGCCTTTTGTCAGTCATTGCGCAGACCTATTGGCAAATAGAGCAATTGCTTGATGTGGGGCCAAAGGATTTTTTGCCGCCACCCAAGGTGGCAAGCCGCGTGTTGGTCTTTCATCGAAAGCCCGTTGAAGAAATACACTACAATCAGTTTTTGAGTTTCGTAAAAGCCTCGTTTAGCCAGCGTCGAAAGTTTCTGCTAAAAAATATCAAAGGTTTTCAAGGGATGGTGGGCGATTTGAGGCTTCAAGCGGAGGAATTCCTATTGAGTCGGGGTCTATCCCCCCAGGTTCGAGCTGAAGCCCTGTCCCCGAGTGATTTTGTCGCCCTGTACAAACACCTCTTCGTGGGCTAG
- the tsaD gene encoding tRNA (adenosine(37)-N6)-threonylcarbamoyltransferase complex transferase subunit TsaD, with the protein MIKFENVLAVETSCDDTSVSIVRNDGFVRAVISANQDSEHKPFGGIVPEIASRNHTLHLLPLIEVCLSKANMNWSQIDGLVVTSRPGLVGSLLVGLVAVKTLALAKGLPFLGVNHLEAHLLAPFLRDEGYQPPDDFDYPYIGLAVSGGHTHLYHVTGLGEYRVLGKTIDDAAGEAFDKFAKMVGLGFPGGVKVDKLSKEGRRDAFVFPRPLVKEDNFNYSFSGLKTSAQRLIAGWDDHKIKENLHDLCASYQEAIVDSLMAKLDRAVVQSGLKRAVLTGGVSANFRLREAAGEWADKMGVQLVVPPLRYCTDNAAMVGYAGIQRLNRGEVSAQDLGPSAHVYPDDFIDE; encoded by the coding sequence ATGATAAAATTTGAAAATGTCCTGGCTGTCGAGACCAGTTGCGACGACACATCGGTGTCTATTGTTCGCAACGATGGGTTTGTGAGAGCCGTTATTAGTGCCAATCAAGACAGCGAGCACAAACCCTTTGGCGGAATTGTTCCTGAAATTGCAAGTCGCAATCACACCCTTCATCTTTTGCCTCTCATAGAGGTTTGTCTTAGTAAGGCAAACATGAATTGGTCGCAAATCGATGGGTTGGTAGTGACTTCGCGCCCCGGTTTGGTGGGCTCCCTACTCGTAGGTCTTGTGGCCGTGAAAACTTTGGCTTTGGCCAAGGGCTTGCCTTTTTTGGGCGTCAATCACCTTGAGGCCCACCTTCTAGCACCCTTTTTGCGTGATGAAGGGTATCAGCCGCCAGATGATTTTGATTATCCCTATATAGGACTTGCTGTGAGCGGCGGCCATACCCATTTGTACCATGTAACGGGTTTGGGCGAATATCGTGTTCTCGGAAAAACCATTGATGATGCTGCTGGCGAGGCCTTTGATAAGTTTGCAAAAATGGTGGGATTGGGTTTTCCGGGTGGTGTAAAAGTAGATAAGCTCTCAAAAGAGGGACGGCGTGACGCCTTTGTTTTTCCACGTCCCTTGGTAAAAGAAGACAACTTTAACTACAGTTTTTCGGGGTTAAAGACCTCGGCCCAACGTTTGATAGCGGGATGGGACGATCACAAGATCAAAGAAAACCTACATGACCTTTGTGCGAGTTATCAAGAAGCCATTGTGGACTCATTAATGGCAAAGCTCGATCGCGCTGTGGTCCAGTCGGGTTTAAAAAGGGCTGTGCTGACGGGAGGCGTGAGTGCCAACTTCCGTTTGCGCGAAGCCGCCGGGGAGTGGGCTGATAAAATGGGAGTGCAGCTTGTGGTTCCACCCCTTCGCTACTGCACAGACAATGCGGCAATGGTGGGGTATGCGGGGATTCAGCGCTTGAATAGAGGCGAAGTGTCTGCGCAAGACCTGGGGCCTTCGGCGCATGTCTATCCTGATGATTTTATCGACGAGTAA
- a CDS encoding tetratricopeptide repeat protein, which yields MMSHVISKIQVFGILLLMISTTGCLVSRAELRQQTEGRNMQTQLEAIQESRASTEARQQEILSQMLSMNGRIEVLENKFEQLEKHKAQEIESDQEKSKAEDVRLKAYAEELEKLGSQVRSLSIAVEQVQKSGSTKSVSAPASGGSFTTAESLFTKKNWKEAILKYEDYRKKYPKGQNVAEATYKIGVCFQELGKKDEAKLFYQEVVDSHKGSRMAKKASYRLKNLK from the coding sequence ATGATGTCCCACGTGATTTCAAAAATTCAGGTTTTTGGTATATTGCTATTAATGATTAGTACGACAGGATGTCTGGTATCTCGGGCCGAGCTGCGCCAGCAGACAGAAGGCCGAAATATGCAAACGCAACTTGAGGCCATACAAGAGTCACGAGCTTCAACGGAAGCTCGCCAGCAAGAAATTCTCAGTCAGATGCTATCCATGAACGGGCGCATCGAAGTATTAGAAAACAAATTTGAACAACTTGAAAAACATAAAGCTCAGGAGATTGAGTCTGATCAAGAAAAAAGCAAGGCCGAAGATGTGCGCCTAAAAGCCTATGCAGAGGAATTAGAAAAATTAGGAAGTCAGGTGCGTAGCCTGTCGATAGCGGTGGAGCAGGTGCAAAAGTCAGGATCAACGAAATCTGTTTCTGCGCCGGCATCGGGTGGTAGTTTTACTACGGCGGAGTCGTTGTTTACGAAAAAAAATTGGAAAGAAGCCATACTAAAATATGAAGACTACCGAAAGAAGTACCCAAAAGGCCAGAATGTGGCCGAGGCCACGTACAAAATTGGGGTTTGTTTTCAAGAGTTAGGTAAAAAAGACGAAGCTAAGCTTTTTTATCAAGAAGTGGTTGATAGTCACAAGGGCAGCCGAATGGCGAAGAAGGCCTCCTATCGATTGAAGAATTTGAAATGA
- a CDS encoding DUF4398 domain-containing protein, whose amino-acid sequence MKLAPILTLTSLIIAVGGCAGAPPIHDYTLARAAILQAQKSGAASYAPGYWYKADEYYRKAKEQYAERQYDEAKGYFFKARRYAEQAETKARLKRSDTSEGFE is encoded by the coding sequence ATGAAACTGGCCCCTATACTCACACTCACTAGCCTCATAATAGCTGTTGGTGGGTGTGCTGGGGCCCCGCCCATTCACGATTACACTTTGGCTCGAGCAGCCATTTTGCAGGCACAAAAATCAGGTGCCGCCTCTTACGCTCCAGGTTATTGGTATAAGGCTGATGAATATTATCGTAAGGCTAAAGAGCAGTACGCCGAACGACAATATGATGAAGCCAAAGGTTATTTTTTTAAGGCCAGGCGCTATGCTGAGCAGGCCGAGACAAAAGCGCGCTTAAAACGCTCCGACACCAGTGAGGGGTTTGAATGA
- the pal gene encoding peptidoglycan-associated lipoprotein Pal: MTRLLSIALVTTSLIFAAGCGSKKKKGDQAGTPEGQISTQPLNFDPMGSDSGNIVGLKTINFDFDRATLTSDARRLLGENADWIRQNANVTVQVEGHCDKRGSVEYNLALGERRAQAVKNYLVSLGIPSKQLTVISYGKEKPVALGDSEADYASNRRANFVPLPQ, translated from the coding sequence ATGACCCGCTTACTTAGTATTGCATTAGTTACGACTTCATTAATCTTTGCCGCAGGTTGCGGTAGCAAAAAGAAAAAAGGTGATCAGGCCGGTACGCCAGAGGGTCAAATCTCTACGCAACCGCTGAACTTCGATCCGATGGGAAGCGATAGCGGTAATATCGTTGGTCTCAAAACCATCAACTTTGACTTCGATCGCGCCACGTTGACATCGGATGCCCGTCGTCTTCTTGGAGAAAATGCCGATTGGATTCGCCAAAACGCGAATGTCACTGTGCAAGTGGAAGGGCATTGCGACAAAAGAGGTTCTGTTGAATACAACCTGGCTTTGGGTGAGCGTCGAGCACAAGCTGTGAAAAACTACCTTGTTAGCTTGGGCATTCCCAGTAAGCAGCTGACAGTGATCAGCTACGGAAAAGAAAAGCCAGTGGCTTTGGGTGATAGCGAGGCCGATTATGCAAGTAATCGTCGAGCTAACTTCGTACCACTCCCACAATAA
- a CDS encoding single-stranded DNA-binding protein, whose translation MNGLNRVFLMGRLGSAPKRSLSKNGRPYTLLSIATNRHYRDDKGQKQTHTDWHHVTVWGPQSDSCAQYLDKGHPVLVEGYLTYFDKALEEGGKTHQVAIHATQVRFLPGRPVAAPDSNNDPAAIVEG comes from the coding sequence ATGAATGGTCTTAATCGCGTGTTTTTAATGGGTCGCCTGGGATCCGCGCCCAAGCGGAGTTTGTCGAAAAATGGACGCCCATATACGCTACTCAGTATAGCGACTAACCGGCATTATCGAGACGACAAAGGCCAGAAACAAACCCATACCGACTGGCACCATGTGACCGTGTGGGGACCGCAAAGCGACTCCTGCGCTCAATATCTTGATAAAGGGCATCCGGTTTTGGTTGAGGGATATCTCACCTATTTTGATAAAGCCCTCGAAGAAGGCGGCAAAACTCATCAGGTGGCGATCCACGCCACACAAGTTCGGTTTTTGCCGGGAAGACCTGTAGCAGCGCCCGATTCAAATAATGACCCGGCTGCAATTGTTGAGGGCTGA
- a CDS encoding cystathionine gamma-synthase family protein: protein MKKTDESGHEYNPETLALGYGYDPARSEGSVKPPVFLTSTFQFKSSKEGKRFFELAYGLDQNQQNEEMGLIYSRINNPNLQIFEERIAAWDQTEKGAVFASGMAAIATTILSLLKPGDYIISSAPVYGGTHFLFKHILPKFNINTIQVLGGDETPQLMKQAAEKLGPGKVKMLYIETPANPSNALIDIAKVSELASQLGKGQDKVLTVVDNTFLGPVFQRPAHFGADLILYSATKFIGGHSDLVAGVVTGSKSLVDQIMTYRTILGTMANPFTGWLLLRSLETLSVRMRRQAKNSQKLCELLINHPKVAKVYYPSLHEVGSEQHRIYKQQCTGSGSLISFDVKGDENEAFRVLDAFKIARLAVSLGGTESLVEHPMSMTHADVAKEDLIRFGVSPSMIRMSVGLEHISDLKRDLLQALG, encoded by the coding sequence GTGAAAAAGACTGATGAGTCCGGCCACGAGTATAATCCTGAAACTTTGGCCTTGGGATATGGGTATGATCCCGCTCGTTCCGAAGGTTCAGTTAAGCCGCCCGTGTTCCTAACCTCCACCTTTCAGTTTAAATCGAGCAAAGAAGGAAAGAGATTTTTTGAGCTAGCCTATGGCTTAGACCAAAACCAACAAAATGAAGAAATGGGACTGATTTATAGTCGCATAAATAACCCTAATCTTCAGATCTTTGAGGAACGAATTGCAGCCTGGGATCAAACCGAGAAAGGAGCGGTTTTTGCTTCTGGTATGGCCGCGATAGCGACCACTATTTTGAGCCTTTTAAAACCAGGGGATTATATAATTTCAAGTGCTCCTGTTTATGGAGGCACCCATTTTTTGTTTAAACACATTTTGCCAAAATTTAATATTAACACAATTCAAGTTCTGGGCGGGGACGAAACGCCGCAACTCATGAAACAAGCCGCTGAAAAGCTAGGTCCTGGCAAAGTTAAGATGCTCTATATTGAAACGCCGGCTAATCCATCAAATGCCTTAATTGATATTGCAAAAGTCAGTGAGCTCGCATCCCAACTTGGCAAAGGGCAGGATAAAGTACTTACCGTGGTCGACAATACGTTTCTGGGGCCGGTATTTCAAAGACCCGCCCATTTCGGTGCGGATCTCATTCTTTATTCGGCAACCAAATTTATTGGCGGTCACAGTGATTTGGTTGCCGGAGTGGTCACAGGATCGAAAAGTTTAGTGGATCAGATCATGACCTACCGAACCATCCTAGGCACTATGGCTAACCCATTTACGGGGTGGCTTTTGTTGCGGTCCCTTGAAACTTTGTCTGTTCGCATGCGGAGGCAGGCAAAAAATAGTCAGAAACTCTGTGAGTTACTAATTAATCACCCTAAGGTCGCAAAGGTCTACTACCCTTCACTTCACGAAGTTGGAAGCGAACAACACCGAATTTACAAGCAACAATGTACGGGCTCAGGCTCTTTGATTTCCTTCGACGTCAAGGGCGATGAGAACGAAGCCTTTCGCGTACTAGACGCATTTAAGATCGCGCGACTTGCAGTCAGCCTGGGAGGAACTGAAAGTCTTGTGGAGCATCCTATGTCAATGACCCACGCCGATGTTGCTAAAGAAGACCTCATTCGCTTTGGGGTGAGTCCGTCGATGATCCGCATGTCTGTGGGCCTCGAACACATTTCAGATCTTAAGAGGGACTTGCTCCAGGCCCTCGGATAG
- a CDS encoding DUF2802 domain-containing protein, translating into MSAWIIIQILVNLTFIGAVVVMWTRLKRPPQDDPRLSRGLQLLQSKISVLEDLSDRTEVQVKQLTTLLEQKCQQIQRKIEEAEGQVHKIEKSMSKSLEVAEIFQDKIPHEEIIERQSTLKYIKAAELAHAGASIEEIMEEVDLPRGEIEFIAKVNRDELMFDKEMLPQWAKANAETGDLGLASTVDFNLENKEMIEQEPVGGGVPSTGVSQDFSTSFSSNSRDLMSLENLGEQFRQACRDFEDKQKQLDDEEMRIKRGATQAVQTAQKITSKIVDSAESLIQDVRSMSAPASHDDIPVIDLDRPTRTDTQIKVAAQVQMEFTPNPAPARPEAAKKQTVSAATTNSAGSGQAEKIVRRVTFPRIDMKETLR; encoded by the coding sequence ATGTCTGCATGGATCATTATTCAAATTCTAGTGAATCTAACTTTTATCGGGGCTGTGGTTGTGATGTGGACTCGCCTTAAGCGTCCGCCTCAGGATGACCCGCGGTTGAGCCGAGGCTTGCAGCTGTTGCAAAGTAAAATTTCAGTGCTCGAGGATTTATCTGACCGTACGGAAGTGCAGGTGAAACAACTAACTACATTGCTAGAACAAAAGTGCCAACAGATTCAAAGAAAGATCGAAGAGGCTGAAGGACAGGTTCATAAAATTGAAAAGTCGATGAGTAAGAGTCTAGAGGTGGCAGAAATTTTTCAAGATAAAATACCTCATGAAGAAATCATCGAGCGGCAAAGTACGTTGAAATACATAAAAGCGGCTGAGCTGGCTCACGCCGGAGCGAGTATTGAAGAGATCATGGAGGAGGTGGATCTACCTCGTGGCGAAATTGAGTTTATAGCTAAGGTCAACCGAGACGAACTGATGTTTGATAAAGAGATGCTTCCGCAGTGGGCCAAGGCTAATGCAGAAACAGGGGACTTGGGGTTGGCTTCGACAGTAGATTTCAACCTTGAAAATAAAGAGATGATTGAGCAAGAACCTGTGGGGGGTGGCGTCCCTTCGACTGGAGTTTCGCAAGATTTTTCTACTTCATTTTCTTCTAACTCACGAGATCTCATGTCACTTGAAAATCTCGGTGAACAATTCAGGCAGGCATGTCGTGATTTTGAAGACAAGCAAAAGCAATTGGACGACGAAGAGATGCGAATCAAGCGAGGCGCAACTCAGGCAGTGCAAACTGCTCAAAAAATCACATCTAAAATTGTCGACTCAGCAGAATCTTTAATTCAGGATGTGCGATCCATGAGTGCTCCGGCAAGTCATGATGATATACCTGTGATCGATTTAGACCGACCCACTCGCACGGACACACAAATCAAAGTGGCGGCACAAGTGCAAATGGAGTTTACACCTAATCCTGCCCCTGCCAGACCTGAGGCGGCGAAAAAACAAACAGTGTCAGCGGCCACAACAAACAGTGCAGGCAGCGGACAGGCTGAGAAAATTGTCCGTCGGGTGACGTTTCCTCGAATCGATATGAAAGAAACCCTCAGGTAG
- a CDS encoding pyridoxal phosphate-dependent aminotransferase has product MIKLSQRVSELKPSPTLALAAKAKELKAQGNDVISLSVGEPDWDTFDSVKKAAKQAIDDGITKYTPANGTPELRQAICDQTNSDLGTKYGPNDVTVSTGGKFIIFAALQSVVDPGDEVVIPAPYWVSYPTMVELAGGVPVIAQTKKQDRFKLTADGLKQVLTSKTKAVILNTPSNPTGEVYTAEELDAVAKVLREHPNVCVLSDDIYNRLVFNESGLAPHLLKQAPDLLDRTLVINGVAKTYSMTGWRVGWALGPQEVIKAMTKYQSQSVSCACSIAQQAALVAIRDGQPEVQAALKKLKERRDLVYSKVSQLPHVSVEAPEGAFYIWPDFSYYLGRAWKGKQLATSSDLAAAILEDQMVAAVPGIEFGEEGYLRISYALSPQRMEEAIGRIAQFLNQL; this is encoded by the coding sequence ATGATTAAATTATCGCAACGGGTATCAGAATTAAAACCTTCACCCACCCTGGCCCTAGCTGCAAAAGCTAAAGAGCTAAAGGCCCAAGGGAACGATGTTATTTCCCTATCTGTAGGTGAGCCCGACTGGGACACTTTTGATTCCGTGAAGAAAGCGGCAAAGCAGGCCATTGACGATGGTATCACCAAATACACACCGGCAAACGGAACGCCTGAATTGCGACAAGCCATTTGTGATCAGACAAATTCCGACTTGGGCACAAAATATGGTCCCAATGATGTGACGGTTTCCACGGGCGGAAAGTTTATTATTTTTGCAGCCCTTCAAAGTGTTGTGGATCCTGGGGATGAAGTGGTGATTCCAGCTCCGTATTGGGTGAGTTATCCTACTATGGTGGAGTTAGCAGGTGGCGTGCCCGTGATTGCGCAAACCAAAAAACAAGATCGCTTTAAACTCACGGCAGACGGTTTAAAACAAGTGCTAACAAGCAAAACCAAAGCAGTGATTCTGAATACACCAAGTAATCCTACGGGTGAAGTGTACACAGCTGAAGAGCTTGATGCCGTAGCGAAAGTGTTACGCGAACACCCCAATGTTTGTGTACTGAGCGATGATATTTACAATCGATTGGTATTTAACGAATCCGGCTTAGCTCCCCATTTGTTAAAGCAAGCGCCCGATTTATTGGATCGCACTCTTGTTATTAATGGTGTGGCCAAGACCTATTCAATGACGGGTTGGCGTGTAGGTTGGGCACTGGGCCCGCAAGAAGTGATCAAGGCCATGACGAAATATCAGAGTCAGTCAGTGAGTTGTGCGTGCTCTATTGCTCAACAAGCCGCCTTGGTGGCTATTAGAGATGGACAACCAGAAGTTCAGGCGGCACTAAAAAAGCTCAAAGAGCGTCGTGACCTGGTATATTCAAAAGTAAGCCAACTGCCCCATGTCTCCGTGGAAGCCCCTGAAGGAGCTTTCTACATTTGGCCAGATTTCTCTTACTACTTGGGCAGAGCCTGGAAAGGAAAACAGCTGGCCACATCCAGCGATTTAGCAGCAGCAATTCTTGAAGATCAAATGGTGGCCGCCGTTCCTGGAATTGAATTTGGCGAAGAAGGTTACTTAAGAATCAGTTACGCCTTGTCGCCACAGAGAATGGAAGAAGCCATAGGCAGAATCGCCCAGTTCCTGAACCAACTATAA
- the coaD gene encoding pantetheine-phosphate adenylyltransferase: MKIGIYPGSFDPITLGHVDIVRRLAPLFDRLIVLVANAENKNYVFDASERSRLVSESLKDSAPNVEVEEFDGLTIDFAKQVGATVIIRGIRGVGDMENEMAMAHVNKKLDADIETLIVLAAPEFSFISSRLVKEVALHGGDLSGLLPPGVDQALREQMNTKGV, from the coding sequence GTGAAAATCGGGATTTACCCAGGCAGTTTTGATCCAATCACATTAGGCCATGTAGACATCGTTAGGCGCTTGGCGCCGCTTTTTGATCGATTGATTGTGTTGGTGGCCAACGCCGAAAATAAGAATTACGTGTTTGATGCCAGTGAACGAAGTAGGTTGGTGAGTGAATCATTAAAAGACTCAGCGCCCAACGTAGAAGTTGAAGAATTTGATGGGTTAACCATTGATTTTGCAAAGCAGGTGGGCGCCACAGTGATCATACGAGGTATTCGTGGTGTGGGTGATATGGAAAATGAAATGGCCATGGCCCACGTGAATAAAAAATTAGATGCAGATATAGAAACTTTAATTGTGCTGGCGGCACCGGAGTTTAGTTTTATTTCTTCGAGATTGGTCAAAGAAGTGGCTTTGCATGGAGGTGATCTTTCTGGACTATTGCCGCCCGGTGTGGATCAAGCGCTACGCGAACAGATGAACACTAAGGGAGTTTGA